A DNA window from SAR86 cluster bacterium contains the following coding sequences:
- the murD gene encoding UDP-N-acetylmuramoyl-L-alanine--D-glutamate ligase, which translates to MKQDKPYLVLGLGKTGASVADYLHSLGKDFYIYDDHLEPSGLLSVKDIVNKEKILLRKFNLKLLSNFSKLIVSPGIKPSHAILIEAFRLKLPVITDFDIFFRQNSSLVILVTGTNGKTTVVSMLEKVLKARFGRDNVQAGGNIGTPVLDLLKKEAKINILEISSFQLELTEHIYSDISLLLNLEEDHLDWHGSIEAYQKAKKRVFEKTSFPILESQLILEEIQGIDFNNYLFDFFPLIDQGINSLWPDHLKSNLLATLTVLFFVEKLNDQSIALQDVKRVRSILDFGLKELRDFSLLPHRFEMIGSIEDVIFINDSKSTNISSSIAAIKSVENLYNTNNIHLIFGGDAKSQDFNNLKYISQNKVKKVYLFGKDADKLNDYFSKIVETDLSEDLEGATNRAQSCSFPGDVILLSPGCSSLDMYENYIQRGIEFKRILGL; encoded by the coding sequence ATGAAACAAGATAAACCTTATCTTGTTTTAGGTTTAGGTAAGACAGGGGCTTCAGTTGCTGATTATCTCCATTCCTTAGGCAAAGATTTTTATATATATGATGATCATCTTGAACCTAGCGGATTATTATCAGTAAAGGATATAGTCAATAAGGAAAAAATATTATTAAGAAAATTTAATTTAAAATTATTATCTAACTTTTCTAAATTAATAGTAAGTCCGGGAATAAAACCAAGTCATGCAATACTGATCGAAGCTTTTAGGTTGAAATTGCCAGTCATAACTGATTTTGACATTTTTTTTCGTCAAAATTCCTCTTTAGTCATTTTAGTAACAGGCACCAATGGTAAAACAACAGTAGTTAGTATGCTTGAGAAAGTCTTAAAGGCTAGATTTGGCAGAGATAATGTTCAGGCTGGAGGGAATATAGGCACTCCTGTTTTAGATTTATTAAAAAAGGAAGCCAAGATTAATATTCTAGAAATCTCTAGCTTTCAATTAGAGCTTACTGAGCATATTTACTCAGATATAAGTTTACTTTTAAACTTAGAAGAAGATCATCTTGATTGGCATGGGAGTATTGAGGCATATCAGAAAGCAAAAAAAAGAGTTTTTGAAAAAACTAGTTTCCCTATATTAGAAAGCCAATTAATTCTAGAAGAGATTCAAGGCATAGATTTCAATAACTATTTATTTGATTTCTTTCCTCTTATTGATCAAGGAATAAATTCACTATGGCCTGATCACTTAAAATCAAATTTATTAGCCACTTTAACAGTTCTATTTTTTGTTGAGAAACTAAACGATCAATCTATTGCATTGCAAGATGTTAAAAGGGTTAGAAGTATTCTTGATTTTGGCCTTAAGGAATTGAGGGATTTTTCTTTACTTCCACATAGATTTGAGATGATTGGTTCTATTGAAGATGTAATTTTCATAAATGATTCTAAATCAACTAATATTAGTTCTTCAATTGCTGCTATTAAGTCAGTTGAGAATTTGTATAACACAAATAATATACATCTAATTTTTGGAGGAGATGCAAAATCTCAAGATTTTAATAACTTAAAGTATATTTCTCAGAATAAAGTCAAGAAAGTATATTTATTTGGTAAAGATGCAGATAAATTAAATGACTATTTTAGTAAAATAGTCGAAACAGACCTTTCAGAAGACTTAGAAGGCGCCACTAATCGTGCTCAATCCTGCTCTTTTCCTGGAGATGTAATACTTCTTTCACCCGGTTGTTCTAGTTTAGATATGTATGAGAACTATATTCAGAGAGGGATAGAATTTAAAAGAATTCTAGGACTGTAA